One Symbiobacterium terraclitae DNA window includes the following coding sequences:
- a CDS encoding ABC transporter permease, which translates to MQARVQIKDRVRQMGPGLAVIIMGLALALLSRDFLTVSNLLNLLRQVSINAIIACGMTLVILTGGIDLSVGSVLALSSAVLAGLASGGTPWPLALLAALALGAALGLFNGVVITRGRIAPFVATLATMAIARGLTLVYTGGRPITGLPGALRWPGTGYLGPVPAPIIIMVAVFALVYLMLAHTPVGRFIYAVGSNEEAARFAGIPAARVTALTYVLTGLASALAGVILTGRLNSAQPTAGAAFELDAIAAVVLGGTSLAGGQGGVLGTAVGALIIGILDNGLNLLGVSSFYQQVAQGAVILLAVLMDRRR; encoded by the coding sequence ATGCAGGCTAGAGTGCAGATCAAGGACCGCGTGCGGCAGATGGGCCCCGGCCTGGCCGTGATCATCATGGGGCTTGCCCTCGCGCTGCTCAGTAGGGATTTCCTCACCGTCTCCAACCTTCTCAACCTGCTCCGGCAGGTCTCCATCAACGCCATCATCGCCTGCGGCATGACGCTGGTGATCCTCACGGGCGGCATCGACCTCTCCGTCGGCTCCGTGCTGGCGCTCTCCAGTGCGGTGCTGGCCGGCCTGGCCAGCGGGGGCACCCCCTGGCCGCTGGCCCTGCTGGCCGCCCTCGCCCTGGGCGCGGCGCTGGGCCTCTTCAACGGCGTCGTGATCACCCGCGGCCGGATCGCCCCCTTCGTGGCCACCCTCGCGACGATGGCCATCGCCCGGGGCCTCACCCTGGTCTACACGGGCGGCCGCCCGATCACCGGGCTGCCGGGCGCCCTCCGCTGGCCGGGCACCGGGTACCTGGGGCCCGTCCCGGCGCCGATCATCATCATGGTGGCGGTGTTCGCCCTCGTCTACCTGATGCTCGCCCACACCCCGGTCGGCCGCTTCATCTACGCCGTGGGCTCGAATGAGGAGGCGGCCCGCTTCGCCGGCATCCCGGCTGCCCGGGTCACCGCGCTCACCTACGTGCTCACCGGGCTGGCGAGCGCCCTCGCAGGCGTGATCCTCACCGGCCGCCTGAACTCGGCGCAGCCCACGGCCGGCGCCGCGTTCGAGCTCGACGCCATCGCCGCGGTCGTGCTGGGCGGCACCAGCCTCGCCGGCGGCCAGGGCGGCGTGCTGGGCACGGCGGTGGGCGCCCTCATCATCGGAATTCTCGACAACGGGCTCAACCTGCTCGGCGTCTCCTCGTTCTACCAACAGGTCGCACAGGGCGCGGTCATCCTGCTGGCTGTGCTGATGGATCGGCGCAGGTAA
- a CDS encoding PD40 domain-containing protein: protein MLRRATAALLALLLAGCAAGVSPDPAPPGPARLLLALPDGFRMSLRPVDPVTLADLPGFSPIPFYNGSEHAFTPDGRTLAFFRRSSGEQGDALHFVDVENWVVETIPLSLANDWAGHLFFSTDGSTLYWIEVASADQGVWRPYVLHRFGRTDGTMGVISKLPETFMPLEVQPLADGRVAIFGQAVTDENMAEGDARVLLIRLTDGEVEAEIPLPGVVSGQRTSAAGEYRYDRPGLAWDVERSLLYVVDGSPDRVTVVDLAGGRLARQAELRTASWLERLGLVRIAAAKALPGTWVSAALSPGGDRLYVAAFRDEVEGPFHSPAVWRSSPLGLTVIDTAGLRVVRRLDLPVGEVALAPDGRTLILWGRSFVCEGSCTQEGHGIYLVDAATLKEKAHLLPGNDATLLGFSPDGRYAYIGEDTGAGNVWHLDHRVLDLATARLGATRKIPRGYAFYVQ, encoded by the coding sequence ATGCTGCGACGCGCCACGGCCGCCCTGCTGGCCCTGCTCTTGGCCGGCTGTGCCGCCGGCGTGAGCCCCGACCCGGCCCCCCCCGGCCCCGCCCGGCTGCTGTTGGCCTTGCCCGACGGCTTTCGGATGTCGCTCAGGCCCGTCGACCCGGTGACGCTGGCCGACCTGCCCGGGTTCAGCCCGATCCCCTTCTACAACGGCTCCGAGCATGCGTTCACCCCGGACGGCCGGACGCTCGCGTTCTTCCGCAGGTCCAGCGGTGAGCAAGGTGACGCGCTCCACTTCGTCGACGTGGAAAACTGGGTAGTCGAGACGATCCCGCTCTCGCTCGCGAACGACTGGGCGGGTCACCTCTTCTTCAGCACGGACGGGTCCACGCTCTACTGGATCGAGGTCGCCTCGGCGGACCAGGGCGTGTGGCGGCCCTATGTGCTGCACCGGTTCGGCCGGACGGACGGCACGATGGGCGTGATCAGCAAGCTGCCGGAGACCTTCATGCCCCTCGAGGTTCAGCCGCTGGCCGACGGGCGGGTGGCCATATTCGGACAGGCGGTCACGGACGAGAACATGGCCGAGGGCGATGCCCGGGTGCTGCTCATCCGCCTGACCGATGGAGAGGTGGAGGCGGAGATCCCACTGCCGGGCGTGGTCTCGGGGCAGCGGACGAGCGCGGCGGGCGAGTACCGGTACGACCGGCCGGGCCTGGCCTGGGACGTGGAGCGGAGCCTGCTCTACGTGGTGGACGGTAGCCCCGACCGGGTGACGGTGGTGGACCTGGCCGGAGGCCGTCTGGCGCGCCAGGCCGAGCTGCGGACTGCATCCTGGCTGGAGCGGCTGGGCCTCGTGCGCATCGCCGCCGCCAAGGCGCTGCCCGGCACCTGGGTCTCAGCCGCCCTCAGCCCCGGGGGCGACCGGCTCTACGTGGCCGCCTTCCGTGACGAGGTGGAGGGACCCTTCCACAGTCCCGCCGTCTGGCGCAGCTCGCCGCTGGGCCTGACGGTCATCGACACCGCCGGCCTGCGCGTGGTACGTCGGCTGGACCTGCCCGTCGGGGAGGTCGCCCTCGCGCCCGACGGCCGGACCCTCATCCTCTGGGGCCGGAGCTTCGTGTGCGAGGGCAGCTGCACGCAGGAGGGGCACGGCATCTACCTGGTGGATGCGGCGACGCTGAAGGAGAAGGCCCACCTGCTGCCGGGCAACGACGCGACGCTGCTGGGCTTCTCGCCCGACGGGCGCTACGCCTACATCGGGGAGGACACGGGAGCAGGCAACGTCTGGCACCTGGACCACCGGGTGCTCGACCTGGCGACGGCGCGCCTCGGCGCAACCCGGAAGATCCCGCGGGGGTACGCGTTCTACGTGCAGTAA
- a CDS encoding LacI family DNA-binding transcriptional regulator, whose product MAVTIRDVAQRAGVGVATVSRVLNGTGYVKAETRERVLEAAAALGYVPSQLARGLVRHLSDTVGLVIPDITNPFFPLITRGVEDAASEAGYTVFLCNTDNDPALEAHDVQKLRERRVDGIIFVGTTERRELVDRLLADGVPMVVMDRQLGHADVDTVLVDNRWGALAACRHLIELGHRRIAHAAGHQSTRTGQDRHEGYREALEEAGIAYDPAAVVWGDFTYESGYRVGQVLLGRYPRPTAIFAGNDLIALGVIRAAEEAGLSVPDDLSVVGFDDIQMSAVVRPGLTTVRQPAREMGRLAMAMLLERITGKVSGPGRRHVFQPELIVRGTTRRREPLA is encoded by the coding sequence ATGGCTGTAACCATTCGGGATGTGGCACAGCGGGCCGGCGTGGGCGTGGCCACGGTCTCGCGGGTGCTGAACGGAACCGGCTACGTGAAGGCTGAGACCCGCGAGCGGGTGCTCGAGGCTGCCGCCGCGCTGGGCTACGTGCCCAGCCAGCTCGCCCGGGGGCTGGTCCGCCACCTGAGCGACACCGTGGGCCTCGTCATCCCGGACATCACGAACCCGTTCTTCCCGCTCATCACGCGGGGGGTGGAGGACGCCGCCAGCGAGGCGGGCTACACCGTCTTCCTCTGCAACACCGACAATGACCCCGCCCTCGAGGCGCACGACGTGCAGAAGCTGCGCGAGCGCCGGGTGGACGGGATCATCTTCGTGGGCACGACCGAGCGGCGGGAGTTGGTGGACCGGCTGCTGGCCGACGGCGTCCCCATGGTGGTCATGGACCGGCAGCTGGGGCACGCCGACGTGGACACCGTGCTGGTGGACAACCGCTGGGGGGCTCTCGCCGCCTGCCGCCACCTGATCGAGCTGGGCCACCGGCGCATCGCCCACGCTGCCGGCCACCAGTCCACCCGCACCGGGCAGGACCGGCACGAGGGCTACCGGGAGGCGCTGGAGGAGGCGGGCATCGCCTACGACCCCGCGGCCGTGGTGTGGGGCGACTTCACCTACGAGTCCGGCTACCGGGTCGGGCAGGTTCTGCTGGGGCGCTACCCCCGGCCGACGGCGATCTTCGCCGGCAACGACCTGATCGCCCTCGGCGTCATCCGGGCGGCGGAGGAGGCGGGGCTCTCCGTCCCCGACGACCTCTCCGTCGTCGGCTTCGACGACATCCAGATGTCCGCCGTGGTGCGGCCCGGCCTCACCACGGTCCGCCAGCCGGCCCGGGAGATGGGCCGCCTGGCGATGGCGATGCTGCTGGAGCGGATCACCGGGAAGGTGTCCGGTCCCGGGCGGCGCCACGTGTTCCAGCCTGAGCTCATCGTGCGGGGGACAACCCGGAGGAGGGAGCCGCTTGCATAG
- a CDS encoding response regulator transcription factor produces the protein MPVRVLLVDDEQPFVMGLTASLRQAGYDVSAAHDGESAWAAFREQAPDLVLLDIMLPGVDGLELCRRIREHSGTPVIMLTARGEDVDKIVGLEIGADDYITKPFNVRELLARMKAVLRRSAAVPAAPERLRFGAVEVDLARQAVTRGGRPVPLAPKEYDLLAFLAQHPNRVFGRDELLQRVWGYDFPGDDRTVDVHIRRLREKLEEDPGRPALILTRWGKGYYLADPPEGRGGLGS, from the coding sequence ATGCCGGTGCGGGTGCTGCTGGTGGACGATGAGCAACCGTTCGTCATGGGCCTCACCGCGAGCCTGCGGCAGGCCGGCTACGACGTCAGCGCCGCCCACGACGGCGAGTCGGCCTGGGCCGCCTTCCGGGAGCAGGCTCCCGACCTGGTGCTCCTGGACATCATGCTGCCCGGCGTGGACGGGCTGGAGCTCTGCCGGCGCATCCGGGAGCACAGCGGCACCCCGGTGATCATGCTGACCGCCCGGGGTGAGGACGTCGACAAGATCGTCGGCCTGGAGATCGGGGCCGACGACTACATCACGAAACCCTTCAACGTGCGGGAGCTGCTGGCCCGGATGAAGGCGGTCCTGCGCCGCAGCGCTGCCGTACCCGCCGCGCCGGAGCGCCTCCGTTTCGGGGCGGTGGAGGTGGATCTGGCCCGGCAGGCCGTCACCCGCGGCGGCAGGCCGGTTCCTCTGGCGCCCAAGGAGTACGACCTCCTGGCCTTCCTCGCGCAGCACCCGAACCGGGTCTTCGGCCGGGACGAGCTGCTTCAGCGGGTGTGGGGCTACGACTTCCCCGGCGACGACCGCACGGTGGACGTGCACATCCGCCGCCTGCGGGAGAAGCTGGAGGAGGACCCCGGCCGCCCGGCGCTGATCCTCACACGCTGGGGGAAGGGGTACTACCTGGCAGATCCGCCGGAGGGGAGGGGCGGCCTTGGGTCGTAG
- the rbsB gene encoding ribose ABC transporter substrate-binding protein RbsB yields the protein MNRIVRFLVALLTVAALAACSSGGSSKTPSPGPSTGTGSEPAPTTQVKTLGLAVSTLNNPFFVDLRDGALAAADAAGVKLIVMDAQDDPAKQISQIEDLITQKVDALLINPTDSDAIVTAVESANKAGIPVITVDRGANGGEVAAHVASDNVLGGRMAGELIVELIGGQGKVAELEGIPGASAARDRGQGFHEAVDGVSGIEVVARQPADFDRAKGLTVMENILQANPDIVAVFAHNDEMALGALEAIEAAGKAGQIKVVGFDATDDAVKAVQEGRMAATVAQKPKDIGRLGVEAAVKLLNGGQVEAYIPVPLELVKK from the coding sequence ATGAACCGGATCGTGCGATTCCTGGTTGCACTGCTCACCGTCGCAGCGCTGGCCGCCTGCTCGTCCGGCGGCTCCAGCAAGACCCCGAGCCCCGGCCCCTCGACCGGTACCGGTTCCGAGCCCGCCCCGACCACACAGGTCAAGACCCTGGGCCTCGCTGTCTCCACCCTGAACAACCCGTTCTTCGTCGACCTGCGCGACGGCGCCCTGGCTGCGGCTGACGCCGCCGGCGTGAAGCTGATCGTCATGGACGCGCAGGACGACCCGGCCAAGCAGATCAGCCAGATCGAGGACCTGATCACCCAGAAGGTCGACGCGCTGCTCATCAACCCCACCGACTCTGACGCCATCGTGACTGCCGTTGAGTCGGCCAACAAGGCGGGCATCCCGGTGATCACCGTCGACCGCGGCGCCAACGGCGGCGAGGTCGCGGCCCACGTGGCCTCCGACAACGTGCTGGGCGGCAGGATGGCCGGCGAGCTCATCGTCGAGCTGATCGGCGGCCAGGGCAAGGTGGCCGAGCTGGAGGGCATCCCCGGCGCCTCCGCCGCCCGTGACCGGGGTCAGGGCTTCCACGAGGCCGTCGACGGCGTCTCGGGCATCGAGGTCGTCGCCAGGCAGCCGGCCGACTTCGACCGGGCCAAGGGCCTGACCGTCATGGAGAACATCCTGCAGGCGAACCCTGACATCGTGGCCGTCTTCGCCCACAACGACGAGATGGCCCTCGGCGCCCTCGAGGCCATCGAGGCCGCCGGCAAGGCCGGTCAGATCAAGGTCGTCGGCTTCGATGCCACCGACGACGCCGTCAAGGCGGTCCAGGAGGGCCGCATGGCCGCCACCGTGGCCCAGAAGCCGAAGGACATCGGCCGCCTGGGCGTGGAGGCCGCCGTCAAGCTCCTGAACGGCGGGCAGGTCGAGGCGTACATCCCGGTTCCGCTGGAGCTGGTGAAGAAGTAG
- the rbsD gene encoding D-ribose pyranase, with protein MKKTTLLNQALSEVVAGMGHTDLLVIGDYGLPCPHGVRRIDLALRPGMPAFLDVVETVLTELHAEAAIVARETAERNPEVAEGLNRILGGVPVETVSHEELKQISGRAVALVRTGECSPYANVILRAGVTF; from the coding sequence ATGAAGAAGACGACGCTCCTGAATCAGGCCCTTTCCGAGGTCGTGGCGGGCATGGGCCACACCGACCTCCTTGTCATCGGCGACTACGGGCTGCCCTGCCCTCACGGGGTGCGGCGGATCGACCTCGCCCTCCGGCCCGGCATGCCCGCCTTCCTCGACGTGGTGGAGACCGTCCTGACCGAGCTGCACGCCGAGGCGGCCATCGTCGCCCGGGAGACCGCCGAGAGGAATCCGGAGGTGGCCGAGGGGCTGAACCGGATCCTGGGCGGCGTGCCCGTGGAGACGGTCTCGCACGAGGAGCTGAAGCAGATCTCCGGCCGGGCGGTGGCCCTCGTCCGCACCGGCGAGTGCAGCCCCTATGCCAACGTGATCCTCAGGGCGGGGGTGACGTTCTGA
- a CDS encoding sugar ABC transporter ATP-binding protein produces the protein MPASPVVEMRGIVRSFPGVKALSGVDLELRAGEVHALLGENGAGKSTLMKILGGLYHPEAGEIRIDGRPVRIESPAAATKLGIAFIHQELNQALHLSVAENIFLGRPPVTGPLRRVDWRAMYRGAAAALERLGAEIDPRAALGGLGVGARQMVEIARALSLDARVLIMDEPTAALTGAEVERLFAVVRSLAASGVAIVYISHRLEEIFSLCRRVTVLRDGHRVGSWTIDQVSPDELIAHMVGRQLTERFPKVAVTPGETLLEVRDLTLRGAGGAVSFSVRRGEIVGLAGLMGAGRTELMRAVAGIDRPAGGAVLLEGRPLPPGDAAAAIARGLVLVPEDRRRQGLLTGRSVRENLSLARLRSLCRLGLIQAGAERQLVDAYVSELGIRTPHREQSVTNLSGGNQQKVILGRWLATSPRLLILDEPTRGIDVGAKAEIYRLMGELVQRGMGIILVSSELPEVMGLSDRILVMHEGRLTAEFGRAEFDQERIMQAATGRKRHAG, from the coding sequence ATGCCGGCCTCTCCCGTGGTTGAGATGCGGGGGATCGTGCGCAGCTTCCCCGGGGTGAAGGCGCTCTCGGGCGTCGACCTGGAACTGCGGGCCGGCGAGGTGCACGCTCTCCTGGGGGAGAACGGCGCGGGCAAGTCGACCCTGATGAAGATCCTGGGCGGCCTCTACCACCCCGAGGCCGGGGAGATCCGGATCGACGGCCGGCCCGTGCGCATCGAGTCGCCCGCGGCGGCCACGAAGCTGGGCATCGCCTTCATCCACCAGGAGCTGAACCAGGCGCTGCACCTCTCGGTGGCCGAGAACATCTTCCTGGGCCGCCCGCCCGTGACCGGCCCCCTCCGCCGGGTGGACTGGCGGGCCATGTACCGGGGCGCCGCTGCGGCCTTGGAGCGGCTGGGCGCGGAGATCGACCCGCGCGCCGCCCTCGGCGGCCTGGGCGTGGGCGCCCGGCAGATGGTCGAGATCGCGCGGGCCCTCTCGCTCGACGCCCGGGTGCTGATCATGGACGAGCCTACCGCGGCCCTCACCGGGGCCGAGGTGGAGCGGCTGTTCGCCGTCGTGCGGTCGCTTGCCGCCTCCGGCGTGGCCATCGTCTACATCTCCCACCGGCTGGAGGAGATCTTCAGCCTCTGCCGGCGGGTGACCGTGCTGCGTGACGGCCACCGGGTCGGCTCCTGGACCATCGACCAGGTGAGCCCCGACGAGCTGATCGCTCACATGGTCGGCCGCCAGCTGACCGAGCGCTTCCCCAAGGTCGCCGTTACGCCGGGCGAGACGCTGCTCGAGGTGCGGGACCTGACCCTGCGGGGAGCAGGCGGGGCCGTCTCGTTCAGCGTGCGCCGGGGCGAGATCGTGGGCCTGGCGGGCCTGATGGGCGCCGGCCGCACCGAGCTCATGCGGGCGGTCGCCGGCATCGACCGCCCGGCCGGCGGCGCGGTGCTGCTGGAGGGCCGGCCTCTGCCCCCAGGGGACGCCGCGGCAGCGATCGCCCGGGGGCTGGTGCTGGTGCCCGAGGACCGGCGCCGCCAGGGGCTGCTCACCGGCCGTTCGGTGCGCGAGAACCTGAGCCTGGCCCGGCTGCGCAGCCTCTGCCGGCTGGGACTGATCCAGGCGGGCGCCGAGCGGCAGCTGGTGGATGCGTACGTTTCGGAGCTCGGCATCCGCACGCCGCACCGGGAGCAGTCGGTGACGAACCTGAGCGGCGGTAACCAGCAGAAGGTGATCCTCGGGCGCTGGCTGGCCACCTCGCCCAGGCTCCTGATCCTCGACGAGCCGACGCGCGGCATCGACGTGGGCGCCAAGGCCGAGATCTACCGGCTGATGGGCGAACTGGTACAGCGGGGGATGGGGATCATCCTGGTCTCCTCGGAGCTGCCCGAGGTGATGGGCCTCTCCGACCGCATCCTCGTGATGCACGAGGGGCGCCTCACCGCCGAGTTCGGCCGGGCGGAGTTCGACCAGGAGCGAATCATGCAGGCAGCCACCGGGAGGAAGCGCCATGCAGGCTAG
- the rbsK gene encoding ribokinase, which produces MHRPVVVVGSLNLDLVVTPERAPAAGETVFAPRLDQFPGGKGGNQAVAAARLSAPVAMVGRVGQDAFGDRLLESLRADGVVTEAVSHSATAGTGTAVITVDAAGQNRIVVVPGANAEVAPEVVEAHRQLIASAAVLLLQLEVPVESCERAAEIAAAAGVPVILDPAPAPSEPLPRRLRECTWLVTPNETEAATLTGVPVEGRRGAEEAARALAAQGFRQVLIKCGGEGAYLYRDGSGAWFDAFAVPVVDTTAAGDAFAGGLAAALQRGMALEEAVRWGMAAGALAVTRAGAQPAMGTLGELKALLERGRQRA; this is translated from the coding sequence TTGCATAGGCCAGTCGTGGTGGTTGGGAGCTTGAACCTGGACCTGGTGGTGACTCCGGAGCGCGCACCGGCGGCCGGCGAGACCGTCTTCGCCCCCCGCCTCGACCAGTTCCCGGGCGGGAAGGGCGGCAACCAGGCCGTGGCCGCCGCGCGCCTCAGCGCACCGGTTGCGATGGTCGGCCGGGTGGGGCAGGACGCCTTCGGCGACCGGCTGCTGGAGAGCCTTCGGGCCGACGGCGTCGTGACGGAGGCGGTCTCCCACTCGGCGACGGCGGGCACCGGCACGGCCGTGATCACCGTCGACGCGGCGGGGCAGAACCGCATCGTGGTCGTCCCCGGCGCCAACGCCGAGGTGGCGCCGGAGGTGGTGGAGGCCCACCGGCAGCTTATCGCATCGGCCGCCGTCCTCCTGCTGCAGCTGGAGGTGCCCGTGGAGTCCTGCGAGCGGGCGGCCGAGATTGCCGCGGCCGCGGGCGTGCCGGTCATCCTCGACCCGGCCCCTGCGCCTTCCGAGCCGCTGCCGCGGCGGCTCAGGGAGTGCACCTGGCTGGTCACGCCCAACGAGACCGAGGCTGCGACGCTCACCGGCGTGCCGGTGGAGGGGCGGCGCGGGGCCGAGGAGGCCGCCCGGGCCCTGGCGGCCCAGGGGTTCAGGCAGGTGCTGATCAAGTGCGGCGGCGAGGGCGCCTACCTCTATCGGGACGGTTCCGGCGCCTGGTTCGACGCCTTCGCGGTACCCGTAGTGGACACGACGGCCGCAGGCGACGCCTTCGCCGGCGGGCTGGCCGCGGCGCTCCAGCGGGGCATGGCGCTGGAGGAGGCCGTGCGCTGGGGCATGGCGGCCGGGGCCCTCGCGGTGACCCGGGCCGGCGCGCAGCCGGCGATGGGCACGCTGGGCGAGCTGAAGGCCCTTCTGGAGAGAGGGAGGCAGCGGGCATGA
- a CDS encoding sensor histidine kinase, which translates to MLKGHDYLEYIAQDMGRLAGTRVIILDARGVVLRDSFYDPSLLNTSLAARPEVGAALEGAYATRLERVDGAGRTLYAAAPIPDDRGRALGAVLVATSVEPLLAELAPVRRVLLTVSLAALLVAAGAGWWLARSLTRPVAALTAAIRAVEAGDLTSRVAVDSQDELGRLAEAFNRMADRLSRLEASRQAFVADAAHELRTPLAGLKALVEPLLSGAVPPGPEQEAFLREIGREVDRLAELAADLLTLSELEAGRPLAPGESDLVVLLGSVRARLTPLAQARAVSIHLDAPAALPAVVDPLKLERAFYNLVHNAIAHSPAGEAVTLSAARQGDWMSVTVADRGPGIPPEELGRIFDRFYRRERSRSRERGGAGLGLSIAREIVEAHGGRIRVESVVGEGTRVVVEIPEGPGTGAAARTGQAGAVTAAGTDGPEAAGDTP; encoded by the coding sequence ATGCTGAAGGGGCACGACTACCTCGAGTACATCGCCCAGGACATGGGCCGGCTCGCCGGCACCCGGGTGATCATCCTGGACGCCCGGGGGGTGGTGCTGCGCGACTCGTTCTACGACCCCTCGCTGCTGAACACCAGCCTGGCGGCCCGCCCCGAGGTGGGCGCGGCGCTGGAGGGGGCGTACGCCACCCGCCTTGAGCGCGTGGACGGAGCGGGCCGCACCCTCTACGCGGCGGCCCCCATCCCCGACGACCGGGGGCGCGCGCTCGGGGCCGTGCTGGTGGCCACCAGCGTGGAGCCCCTACTCGCCGAACTGGCGCCCGTCCGCCGAGTGCTGCTCACCGTCAGCCTGGCGGCGCTGCTGGTCGCGGCGGGCGCCGGGTGGTGGTTGGCCAGGTCGCTGACCCGGCCGGTGGCCGCGCTCACCGCGGCCATCCGGGCGGTGGAAGCGGGTGATCTCACCAGCCGGGTGGCGGTGGACTCTCAGGACGAGCTGGGCCGTTTGGCCGAGGCCTTCAACCGCATGGCCGACCGCCTCTCCCGGCTGGAGGCCAGCCGGCAGGCGTTCGTGGCCGACGCCGCGCACGAGCTGCGCACGCCGCTGGCCGGGCTGAAGGCCCTGGTGGAGCCGCTCCTCTCCGGAGCCGTTCCGCCCGGGCCGGAGCAGGAGGCGTTCCTGCGGGAGATCGGGCGCGAGGTGGACCGCCTGGCCGAGCTGGCCGCGGACCTGCTCACGCTCTCGGAGCTGGAAGCCGGCCGGCCGCTGGCGCCCGGTGAGAGCGACCTGGTCGTCCTGCTGGGCTCGGTGCGGGCGCGCCTCACGCCGCTGGCCCAGGCGAGGGCGGTCTCCATCCACCTCGATGCCCCCGCCGCCCTTCCCGCGGTGGTCGACCCCCTCAAGCTGGAGCGGGCATTCTACAACCTTGTCCACAACGCGATCGCGCACAGCCCCGCGGGTGAGGCGGTGACCCTCTCCGCGGCGCGGCAGGGCGACTGGATGTCCGTCACTGTGGCCGACCGGGGCCCGGGGATCCCGCCGGAGGAGCTGGGCCGCATCTTCGACCGCTTCTACCGCCGGGAGCGCTCGCGGAGCCGGGAGCGGGGCGGAGCGGGCCTCGGGCTCAGCATCGCCAGGGAGATCGTCGAGGCCCACGGCGGGCGCATTCGCGTTGAGAGCGTGGTGGGGGAGGGAACGCGCGTTGTCGTGGAGATCCCAGAGGGGCCCGGAACCGGCGCCGCGGCACGCACCGGACAGGCCGGTGCAGTTACGGCCGCTGGTACGGACGGGCCCGAGGCCGCCGGTGATACGCCTTAG
- a CDS encoding GerMN domain-containing protein, with protein sequence MPKPSSFLTERGPSPLRVLRRLPLTALLLLALLTLPALAAGCAGRETPGPVVSPVPSPTLEEVTLYFPHRTREGLVREVRQAERRGEQPERFALQQLLAGPRSAEARPVFAHAFSDGEIAVSAKVLGGEMVLLLTAEAADALAAGGDLLPVHAVVATLGSLARVETVQFRVEGREEPLVVAGTDLSQPLTPRWDLVLE encoded by the coding sequence GTGCCAAAACCGTCGTCGTTCCTGACGGAGCGGGGACCGTCTCCGCTTCGGGTGCTGCGGAGGCTGCCGCTGACCGCCTTGCTGCTGCTGGCGCTGCTCACGCTCCCGGCCCTGGCCGCCGGATGCGCCGGGCGGGAGACGCCCGGGCCGGTCGTGAGCCCGGTGCCCTCCCCGACCCTGGAGGAGGTGACCCTCTACTTCCCGCACCGCACCCGCGAGGGGCTGGTGCGGGAGGTGCGGCAGGCGGAGCGGCGGGGGGAACAGCCCGAGCGGTTTGCGCTGCAGCAGCTGCTGGCGGGCCCCCGCTCCGCGGAGGCCCGCCCTGTGTTCGCGCATGCGTTTTCGGATGGTGAGATCGCCGTCTCCGCCAAGGTGCTCGGAGGCGAGATGGTGCTCTTGCTTACGGCAGAGGCGGCCGACGCGCTGGCCGCTGGCGGAGACCTGCTGCCTGTTCACGCCGTGGTCGCCACCCTGGGGAGCCTCGCCCGGGTGGAAACGGTGCAGTTCCGCGTGGAGGGCCGGGAGGAGCCGCTCGTCGTCGCGGGCACGGACCTCTCGCAGCCGCTCACGCCCCGTTGGGACCTGGTGCTGGAGTGA